A genomic segment from Saimiri boliviensis isolate mSaiBol1 chromosome 14, mSaiBol1.pri, whole genome shotgun sequence encodes:
- the FCHO1 gene encoding F-BAR domain only protein 1 isoform X3, with protein sequence MSYFGEHFWGEKNHGFEVLYHSVKQGPISTKELAEFIRERATIEETYSKAMAKLSKLASNGTPVGTFAPLWEVFRVSSDKLALCHLELTRKLQDLIKDVLRYGEEQLKTHKKCKEEVVGTLDAVQALSGVSQLLPKSRENYLNRCMDQERLRRESNSQKEMDKAEAKTKKAAESLRRSVEKYNSARADFEQKMLDSALRFQAMEETHLRHMKALLGAYAHSVEDTHVQIGQVHEEFKQNIENVSVEMLLRKFAESKGTGREKPGPLDFEAFSAAALQEAMKRLRGAKAFRLPGLSRREREPEPPAAVDSLEPDSGTCPEVDDEGFTVRPDVTQNSTAEPSRFSSSDSDFDDEEPRKFYVHIKPAPARAPACSSEAAAAQLRATAGSLILPPGPGGTMKRHSSRDAAGKPQRPRSAPRTGSCAEKLQSEEQASKNLFGPPLESAFDHEDFTGSSSLGFTSSPSPFSSSSPENVEDSGLDSPSHAAPGPSPDSWVPRPGTPQSPPSCRAPPPEARGIRAPPLPDSPQPLAPSPGPWGLEALAGGDLMPVPADPTAREGLAAPPRRLRSRKVSCPLTRSNGDLSRSLSPSPLGSSAPSTGPERLCFSSQTGHGVSRGPSPVVLGSQDALPVATAFTEYVHAYFRGHSPSCLARVTGELTMTFPAGIVRVFSGTPPPPVLSFRLVHTAPIEHFQPNAELLFSDPSQSDPETKDFWLNMAALTEALQRQAEQNPTASYYNVVLLRYQFSRPGPQSVPLQLSAHWQCGATLTQVSVDYGYRPGATAVPTPLTNVQILLPVGEPVTNVRLQPAATWSLEEKRLTWRLPDVSEAGGSGRLSASWEPLSGPSTPSPVAAQFTSEGATLSGVDLELVGSGYRMSLVKRRFATGMYLVSC encoded by the exons GACCTTCGCCCCGCTCTGGGAGGTCTTCCGCGTCTCCTCAGACAAGCTGGCACTGTGCCACCTGGAGCTGACACGGAAGTTGCAAGATCTCATCAAGGACGTTCTCCGCTACGGCGAGGAACAGCTCAAGACCCACAAGAAG TGCAAGGAGGAGGTGGTGGGCACCTTGGATGCTGTGCAGGCACTCTCGGGGGTCAGCCAGCTCCTGCCCAAGTCCCGCGAGAACTACCTGAACCGCTGCATGGACCAGGAGCGGCTGCGGAGGGAGAGCAACAGCCAGAAGGAGATGGACAAG GCAGAGGCTAAAACCAAGAAGGCGGCAGAGAGCCTGCGGCGCTCAGTGGAAAAATACAACTCAGCCCGAGCTGACTTTGAGCAGAAAATGCTGGACTCGGCCCTG CGCTTCCAAGCCATGGAGGAGACGCACCTGAGGCACATGAAGGCACTGCTGGGCGCCTATGCTCACTCGGTGGAGGACACGCATGTGCAGATCGGGCAG GTGCATGAGGAATTTAAGCAGAACATTGAGAACGTCAGCGTGGAGATGCTACTCAGGAAGTTTGCAGAGAGTAAGGGCACGGGCCGGGAGAAGCCAG GACCTCTGGACTTCGAGGCCTTCAGTGCGGCTGCCCTGCAGGAAG CAATGAAACGTTTGCGGGGAGCCAAGGCCTTCCGCCTTCCGGGACTCAGCCGGCGGGAGCGGGAGCCGGAGCCACCTGCGGCTGT AGATAGCCTGGAGCCTGATTCAGGG ACATGTCCGGAGGTGGATGATGAAGGTTTCACTGTCCGGCCCGACGTGACCCAAAACA GCACGGCCGAGCCCTCCCGTTTCTCATCCAGCGACTCCGACTTCGACGATGAAGAGCCCCGCAAGTTCTACGTGCACATCAAGCCTGCCCCGGCCCGGGCTCCGGCCTGCAGCTCCGAGGCGGCGGCGGCACAGCTCAGGGCCACCGCGGGCAGCCTCATCCTTCCGCCCGGCCCGGGG GGCACCATGAAACGCCATTCTTCAC GGGACGCTGCTGGGAAACCCCAGAGACCACGGTCTGCTCCCAGAACTGGCAG CTGCGCAGAGAAATTGCAGTCAGAGGAGCAGGCGTCCAAGAACCTGTTTGGGCCGCCCCTGGAGTCAGCCTTTGACCACGAAGATTTTACAG gCTCTAGCAGCCTGGGCTTCACCTCCAgcccttcccctttctcctcctcgTCGCCCGAAAATGTGGAGGATTCCGGCCTGGACTCTCCGTCCCACGCGGCACCTGGCCCTTCCCCAGATTCCTGGGTCCCCCGCCCAGGCACGCCGCAGAGCCCGCCCAGCTGTAGGGCGCCGCCCCCAGAGGCCCGGGGGATCCGGGCACCGCCTCTGCCAGACTCGCCGCAGCCCCTCGCCCCCTCTCCAGGGCCCTGGGGGCTGGAGGCCTTGGCTGGAGGAG ACCTGATGCCTGTGCCTGCTGACCCCACAGCCAGGGAGGGTCTGGCTGCCCCGCCCAGGAGACTGCGCTCTAGGAAGGTGTCCTGCCCCCTCACACGCAGCAACGGGGACCTG TCTCGTTCCCTGAGCCCCTCCCCACTGGGCTCTTCGGCCCCCAGCACTGGCCCGGAACGGCTCTGCTTCTCATCCCAGACAGGACACG GAGTCTCCCGGGGTCCGAGCCCTGTGGTCCTGGGCTCCCAGGATGCCCTGCCGGTAGCCACAGCCTTCACGGAATATGTCCACGCCTACTTCCGTGGCCACAGCCCCAG CTGCCTGGCTCGAGTCACTGGGGAGCTGACCATGACCTTCCCTGCTGGCATCGTGCGTGTGTTCAGCGGGACCCCGCCCCCGCCCGTCCTCAGCTTCCGGCTTGTACACACGGCTCCTATAGAGCACTTCCAGCCCAACGCCGAGCTGCTCTTCAG TGACCCCTCCCAGAGTGACCCTGAGACCAAAGACTTCTGGCTCAACATGGCAGCTCTGACCGAGGCCCTGCAGCGCCAGGCAGAGCAGAACCCCACCGCCTCCTACTACAACGTGGTGCTGCTGCGGTACCAG TTCTCCCGCCCGGGTCCCCAGTCTGTGCCTCTGCAGCTCAGTGCCCACTGGCAGTGTGGGGCCACCCTCACCCAGGTCTCGGTGGACTACGGCTACCGGCCCGGTGCCACGGCTGTGCCCACGCCACTCACGAACGTCCAGATCCTGCTGCCCGTGGGGGAGCCTGTGACCAACGTCCGCCTGCAGCCAGCCGCCACCTG GAGCCTGGAGGAGAAGCGGCTCACATGGAGGCTTCCAGATGTGTCTGAGGCAGGGG GCTCTGGCCGCCTCTCTGCCAGCTGGGAGCCGCTCTCGGGGCCCAGCACACCCAGCCCCGTGGCCGCGCAGTTCACCAGCGAGGGGGCCACGCTGTCGGGCGTGGACTTGGAGCTCGTGGGCAGTGGGTACCGCATGTCGCTGGTGAAGAGGAGGTTCGCCACAG GGATGTACCTGGTGAGCTGCTGA
- the FCHO1 gene encoding F-BAR domain only protein 1 isoform X4 — MSYFGEHFWGEKNHGFEVLYHSVKQGPISTKELAEFIRERATIEETYSKAMAKLSKLASNGTPVGTFAPLWEVFRVSSDKLALCHLELTRKLQDLIKDVLRYGEEQLKTHKKCKEEVVGTLDAVQALSGVSQLLPKSRENYLNRCMDQERLRRESNSQKEMDKAEAKTKKAAESLRRSVEKYNSARADFEQKMLDSALRFQAMEETHLRHMKALLGAYAHSVEDTHVQIGQVHEEFKQNIENVSVEMLLRKFAESKGTGREKPGPLDFEAFSAAALQEAMKRLRGAKAFRLPGLSRREREPEPPAAVDSLEPDSGTCPEVDDEGFTVRPDVTQNSTAEPSRFSSSDSDFDDEEPRKFYVHIKPAPARAPACSSEAAAAQLRATAGSLILPPGPGGTMKRHSSRDAAGKPQRPRSAPRTGSCAEKLQSEEQASKNLFGPPLESAFDHEDFTDSWVPRPGTPQSPPSCRAPPPEARGIRAPPLPDSPQPLAPSPGPWGLEALAGGDLMPVPADPTAREGLAAPPRRLRSRKVSCPLTRSNGDLSRSLSPSPLGSSAPSTGPERLCFSSQTGHGVSRGPSPVVLGSQDALPVATAFTEYVHAYFRGHSPSCLARVTGELTMTFPAGIVRVFSGTPPPPVLSFRLVHTAPIEHFQPNAELLFSDPSQSDPETKDFWLNMAALTEALQRQAEQNPTASYYNVVLLRYQFSRPGPQSVPLQLSAHWQCGATLTQVSVDYGYRPGATAVPTPLTNVQILLPVGEPVTNVRLQPAATWSLEEKRLTWRLPDVSEAGGSGRLSASWEPLSGPSTPSPVAAQFTSEGATLSGVDLELVGSGYRMSLVKRRFATGMYLVSC, encoded by the exons GACCTTCGCCCCGCTCTGGGAGGTCTTCCGCGTCTCCTCAGACAAGCTGGCACTGTGCCACCTGGAGCTGACACGGAAGTTGCAAGATCTCATCAAGGACGTTCTCCGCTACGGCGAGGAACAGCTCAAGACCCACAAGAAG TGCAAGGAGGAGGTGGTGGGCACCTTGGATGCTGTGCAGGCACTCTCGGGGGTCAGCCAGCTCCTGCCCAAGTCCCGCGAGAACTACCTGAACCGCTGCATGGACCAGGAGCGGCTGCGGAGGGAGAGCAACAGCCAGAAGGAGATGGACAAG GCAGAGGCTAAAACCAAGAAGGCGGCAGAGAGCCTGCGGCGCTCAGTGGAAAAATACAACTCAGCCCGAGCTGACTTTGAGCAGAAAATGCTGGACTCGGCCCTG CGCTTCCAAGCCATGGAGGAGACGCACCTGAGGCACATGAAGGCACTGCTGGGCGCCTATGCTCACTCGGTGGAGGACACGCATGTGCAGATCGGGCAG GTGCATGAGGAATTTAAGCAGAACATTGAGAACGTCAGCGTGGAGATGCTACTCAGGAAGTTTGCAGAGAGTAAGGGCACGGGCCGGGAGAAGCCAG GACCTCTGGACTTCGAGGCCTTCAGTGCGGCTGCCCTGCAGGAAG CAATGAAACGTTTGCGGGGAGCCAAGGCCTTCCGCCTTCCGGGACTCAGCCGGCGGGAGCGGGAGCCGGAGCCACCTGCGGCTGT AGATAGCCTGGAGCCTGATTCAGGG ACATGTCCGGAGGTGGATGATGAAGGTTTCACTGTCCGGCCCGACGTGACCCAAAACA GCACGGCCGAGCCCTCCCGTTTCTCATCCAGCGACTCCGACTTCGACGATGAAGAGCCCCGCAAGTTCTACGTGCACATCAAGCCTGCCCCGGCCCGGGCTCCGGCCTGCAGCTCCGAGGCGGCGGCGGCACAGCTCAGGGCCACCGCGGGCAGCCTCATCCTTCCGCCCGGCCCGGGG GGCACCATGAAACGCCATTCTTCAC GGGACGCTGCTGGGAAACCCCAGAGACCACGGTCTGCTCCCAGAACTGGCAG CTGCGCAGAGAAATTGCAGTCAGAGGAGCAGGCGTCCAAGAACCTGTTTGGGCCGCCCCTGGAGTCAGCCTTTGACCACGAAGATTTTACAG ATTCCTGGGTCCCCCGCCCAGGCACGCCGCAGAGCCCGCCCAGCTGTAGGGCGCCGCCCCCAGAGGCCCGGGGGATCCGGGCACCGCCTCTGCCAGACTCGCCGCAGCCCCTCGCCCCCTCTCCAGGGCCCTGGGGGCTGGAGGCCTTGGCTGGAGGAG ACCTGATGCCTGTGCCTGCTGACCCCACAGCCAGGGAGGGTCTGGCTGCCCCGCCCAGGAGACTGCGCTCTAGGAAGGTGTCCTGCCCCCTCACACGCAGCAACGGGGACCTG TCTCGTTCCCTGAGCCCCTCCCCACTGGGCTCTTCGGCCCCCAGCACTGGCCCGGAACGGCTCTGCTTCTCATCCCAGACAGGACACG GAGTCTCCCGGGGTCCGAGCCCTGTGGTCCTGGGCTCCCAGGATGCCCTGCCGGTAGCCACAGCCTTCACGGAATATGTCCACGCCTACTTCCGTGGCCACAGCCCCAG CTGCCTGGCTCGAGTCACTGGGGAGCTGACCATGACCTTCCCTGCTGGCATCGTGCGTGTGTTCAGCGGGACCCCGCCCCCGCCCGTCCTCAGCTTCCGGCTTGTACACACGGCTCCTATAGAGCACTTCCAGCCCAACGCCGAGCTGCTCTTCAG TGACCCCTCCCAGAGTGACCCTGAGACCAAAGACTTCTGGCTCAACATGGCAGCTCTGACCGAGGCCCTGCAGCGCCAGGCAGAGCAGAACCCCACCGCCTCCTACTACAACGTGGTGCTGCTGCGGTACCAG TTCTCCCGCCCGGGTCCCCAGTCTGTGCCTCTGCAGCTCAGTGCCCACTGGCAGTGTGGGGCCACCCTCACCCAGGTCTCGGTGGACTACGGCTACCGGCCCGGTGCCACGGCTGTGCCCACGCCACTCACGAACGTCCAGATCCTGCTGCCCGTGGGGGAGCCTGTGACCAACGTCCGCCTGCAGCCAGCCGCCACCTG GAGCCTGGAGGAGAAGCGGCTCACATGGAGGCTTCCAGATGTGTCTGAGGCAGGGG GCTCTGGCCGCCTCTCTGCCAGCTGGGAGCCGCTCTCGGGGCCCAGCACACCCAGCCCCGTGGCCGCGCAGTTCACCAGCGAGGGGGCCACGCTGTCGGGCGTGGACTTGGAGCTCGTGGGCAGTGGGTACCGCATGTCGCTGGTGAAGAGGAGGTTCGCCACAG GGATGTACCTGGTGAGCTGCTGA
- the FCHO1 gene encoding F-BAR domain only protein 1 isoform X1 — protein sequence MSYFGEHFWGEKNHGFEVLYHSVKQGPISTKELAEFIRERATIEETYSKAMAKLSKLASNGTPVGTFAPLWEVFRVSSDKLALCHLELTRKLQDLIKDVLRYGEEQLKTHKKCKEEVVGTLDAVQALSGVSQLLPKSRENYLNRCMDQERLRRESNSQKEMDKAEAKTKKAAESLRRSVEKYNSARADFEQKMLDSALRFQAMEETHLRHMKALLGAYAHSVEDTHVQIGQVHEEFKQNIENVSVEMLLRKFAESKGTGREKPGPLDFEAFSAAALQEAMKRLRGAKAFRLPGLSRREREPEPPAAVDSLEPDSGTCPEVDDEGFTVRPDVTQNSTAEPSRFSSSDSDFDDEEPRKFYVHIKPAPARAPACSSEAAAAQLRATAGSLILPPGPGGTMKRHSSRDAAGKPQRPRSAPRTGSCAEKLQSEEQASKNLFGPPLESAFDHEDFTGSSSLGFTSSPSPFSSSSPENVEDSGLDSPSHAAPGPSPDSWVPRPGTPQSPPSCRAPPPEARGIRAPPLPDSPQPLAPSPGPWGLEALAGGDLMPVPADPTAREGLAAPPRRLRSRKVSCPLTRSNGDLSRSLSPSPLGSSAPSTGPERLCFSSQTGHGVSRGPSPVVLGSQDALPVATAFTEYVHAYFRGHSPSCLARVTGELTMTFPAGIVRVFSGTPPPPVLSFRLVHTAPIEHFQPNAELLFSDPSQSDPETKDFWLNMAALTEALQRQAEQNPTASYYNVVLLRYQFSRPGPQSVPLQLSAHWQCGATLTQVSVDYGYRPGATAVPTPLTNVQILLPVGEPVTNVRLQPAATWSLEEKRLTWRLPDVSEAGGSGRLSASWEPLSGPSTPSPVAAQFTSEGATLSGVDLELVGSGYRMSLVKRRFATGTPQPCCRGDPRSRDLAGGKQAPGWRGGMGWGILGKDKGGCWGQETADGGHRWGRSRGPMYLGLASGGHP from the exons GACCTTCGCCCCGCTCTGGGAGGTCTTCCGCGTCTCCTCAGACAAGCTGGCACTGTGCCACCTGGAGCTGACACGGAAGTTGCAAGATCTCATCAAGGACGTTCTCCGCTACGGCGAGGAACAGCTCAAGACCCACAAGAAG TGCAAGGAGGAGGTGGTGGGCACCTTGGATGCTGTGCAGGCACTCTCGGGGGTCAGCCAGCTCCTGCCCAAGTCCCGCGAGAACTACCTGAACCGCTGCATGGACCAGGAGCGGCTGCGGAGGGAGAGCAACAGCCAGAAGGAGATGGACAAG GCAGAGGCTAAAACCAAGAAGGCGGCAGAGAGCCTGCGGCGCTCAGTGGAAAAATACAACTCAGCCCGAGCTGACTTTGAGCAGAAAATGCTGGACTCGGCCCTG CGCTTCCAAGCCATGGAGGAGACGCACCTGAGGCACATGAAGGCACTGCTGGGCGCCTATGCTCACTCGGTGGAGGACACGCATGTGCAGATCGGGCAG GTGCATGAGGAATTTAAGCAGAACATTGAGAACGTCAGCGTGGAGATGCTACTCAGGAAGTTTGCAGAGAGTAAGGGCACGGGCCGGGAGAAGCCAG GACCTCTGGACTTCGAGGCCTTCAGTGCGGCTGCCCTGCAGGAAG CAATGAAACGTTTGCGGGGAGCCAAGGCCTTCCGCCTTCCGGGACTCAGCCGGCGGGAGCGGGAGCCGGAGCCACCTGCGGCTGT AGATAGCCTGGAGCCTGATTCAGGG ACATGTCCGGAGGTGGATGATGAAGGTTTCACTGTCCGGCCCGACGTGACCCAAAACA GCACGGCCGAGCCCTCCCGTTTCTCATCCAGCGACTCCGACTTCGACGATGAAGAGCCCCGCAAGTTCTACGTGCACATCAAGCCTGCCCCGGCCCGGGCTCCGGCCTGCAGCTCCGAGGCGGCGGCGGCACAGCTCAGGGCCACCGCGGGCAGCCTCATCCTTCCGCCCGGCCCGGGG GGCACCATGAAACGCCATTCTTCAC GGGACGCTGCTGGGAAACCCCAGAGACCACGGTCTGCTCCCAGAACTGGCAG CTGCGCAGAGAAATTGCAGTCAGAGGAGCAGGCGTCCAAGAACCTGTTTGGGCCGCCCCTGGAGTCAGCCTTTGACCACGAAGATTTTACAG gCTCTAGCAGCCTGGGCTTCACCTCCAgcccttcccctttctcctcctcgTCGCCCGAAAATGTGGAGGATTCCGGCCTGGACTCTCCGTCCCACGCGGCACCTGGCCCTTCCCCAGATTCCTGGGTCCCCCGCCCAGGCACGCCGCAGAGCCCGCCCAGCTGTAGGGCGCCGCCCCCAGAGGCCCGGGGGATCCGGGCACCGCCTCTGCCAGACTCGCCGCAGCCCCTCGCCCCCTCTCCAGGGCCCTGGGGGCTGGAGGCCTTGGCTGGAGGAG ACCTGATGCCTGTGCCTGCTGACCCCACAGCCAGGGAGGGTCTGGCTGCCCCGCCCAGGAGACTGCGCTCTAGGAAGGTGTCCTGCCCCCTCACACGCAGCAACGGGGACCTG TCTCGTTCCCTGAGCCCCTCCCCACTGGGCTCTTCGGCCCCCAGCACTGGCCCGGAACGGCTCTGCTTCTCATCCCAGACAGGACACG GAGTCTCCCGGGGTCCGAGCCCTGTGGTCCTGGGCTCCCAGGATGCCCTGCCGGTAGCCACAGCCTTCACGGAATATGTCCACGCCTACTTCCGTGGCCACAGCCCCAG CTGCCTGGCTCGAGTCACTGGGGAGCTGACCATGACCTTCCCTGCTGGCATCGTGCGTGTGTTCAGCGGGACCCCGCCCCCGCCCGTCCTCAGCTTCCGGCTTGTACACACGGCTCCTATAGAGCACTTCCAGCCCAACGCCGAGCTGCTCTTCAG TGACCCCTCCCAGAGTGACCCTGAGACCAAAGACTTCTGGCTCAACATGGCAGCTCTGACCGAGGCCCTGCAGCGCCAGGCAGAGCAGAACCCCACCGCCTCCTACTACAACGTGGTGCTGCTGCGGTACCAG TTCTCCCGCCCGGGTCCCCAGTCTGTGCCTCTGCAGCTCAGTGCCCACTGGCAGTGTGGGGCCACCCTCACCCAGGTCTCGGTGGACTACGGCTACCGGCCCGGTGCCACGGCTGTGCCCACGCCACTCACGAACGTCCAGATCCTGCTGCCCGTGGGGGAGCCTGTGACCAACGTCCGCCTGCAGCCAGCCGCCACCTG GAGCCTGGAGGAGAAGCGGCTCACATGGAGGCTTCCAGATGTGTCTGAGGCAGGGG GCTCTGGCCGCCTCTCTGCCAGCTGGGAGCCGCTCTCGGGGCCCAGCACACCCAGCCCCGTGGCCGCGCAGTTCACCAGCGAGGGGGCCACGCTGTCGGGCGTGGACTTGGAGCTCGTGGGCAGTGGGTACCGCATGTCGCTGGTGAAGAGGAGGTTCGCCACAGGTACTCCCCAACCCTGCTGCCGGGGGGACCCCAGGAGCCGGGACCTGGCTGGGGGCAAGCAAGCCCCGGGCTGGcggggagggatggggtggggcatCCTTGGGAAAGACAAGGGTGGGTGTTGGGGCCAGGAGACTGCAGATGGGGGACACAGGTGGGGAAGGAGCCGGGGCCCCATGTATCTTGGGCTGGCCTCTGGAGGACATCCTTGA
- the FCHO1 gene encoding F-BAR domain only protein 1 isoform X2, translating to MSYFGEHFWGEKNHGFEVLYHSVKQGPISTKELAEFIRERATIEETYSKAMAKLSKLASNGTPVGTFAPLWEVFRVSSDKLALCHLELTRKLQDLIKDVLRYGEEQLKTHKKCKEEVVGTLDAVQALSGVSQLLPKSRENYLNRCMDQERLRRESNSQKEMDKAEAKTKKAAESLRRSVEKYNSARADFEQKMLDSALRFQAMEETHLRHMKALLGAYAHSVEDTHVQIGQVHEEFKQNIENVSVEMLLRKFAESKGTGREKPGPLDFEAFSAAALQEAMKRLRGAKAFRLPGLSRREREPEPPAAVDSLEPDSGTCPEVDDEGFTVRPDVTQNSTAEPSRFSSSDSDFDDEEPRKFYVHIKPAPARAPACSSEAAAAQLRATAGSLILPPGPGGTMKRHSSRDAAGKPQRPRSAPRTGSCAEKLQSEEQASKNLFGPPLESAFDHEDFTDSWVPRPGTPQSPPSCRAPPPEARGIRAPPLPDSPQPLAPSPGPWGLEALAGGDLMPVPADPTAREGLAAPPRRLRSRKVSCPLTRSNGDLSRSLSPSPLGSSAPSTGPERLCFSSQTGHGVSRGPSPVVLGSQDALPVATAFTEYVHAYFRGHSPSCLARVTGELTMTFPAGIVRVFSGTPPPPVLSFRLVHTAPIEHFQPNAELLFSDPSQSDPETKDFWLNMAALTEALQRQAEQNPTASYYNVVLLRYQFSRPGPQSVPLQLSAHWQCGATLTQVSVDYGYRPGATAVPTPLTNVQILLPVGEPVTNVRLQPAATWSLEEKRLTWRLPDVSEAGGSGRLSASWEPLSGPSTPSPVAAQFTSEGATLSGVDLELVGSGYRMSLVKRRFATGTPQPCCRGDPRSRDLAGGKQAPGWRGGMGWGILGKDKGGCWGQETADGGHRWGRSRGPMYLGLASGGHP from the exons GACCTTCGCCCCGCTCTGGGAGGTCTTCCGCGTCTCCTCAGACAAGCTGGCACTGTGCCACCTGGAGCTGACACGGAAGTTGCAAGATCTCATCAAGGACGTTCTCCGCTACGGCGAGGAACAGCTCAAGACCCACAAGAAG TGCAAGGAGGAGGTGGTGGGCACCTTGGATGCTGTGCAGGCACTCTCGGGGGTCAGCCAGCTCCTGCCCAAGTCCCGCGAGAACTACCTGAACCGCTGCATGGACCAGGAGCGGCTGCGGAGGGAGAGCAACAGCCAGAAGGAGATGGACAAG GCAGAGGCTAAAACCAAGAAGGCGGCAGAGAGCCTGCGGCGCTCAGTGGAAAAATACAACTCAGCCCGAGCTGACTTTGAGCAGAAAATGCTGGACTCGGCCCTG CGCTTCCAAGCCATGGAGGAGACGCACCTGAGGCACATGAAGGCACTGCTGGGCGCCTATGCTCACTCGGTGGAGGACACGCATGTGCAGATCGGGCAG GTGCATGAGGAATTTAAGCAGAACATTGAGAACGTCAGCGTGGAGATGCTACTCAGGAAGTTTGCAGAGAGTAAGGGCACGGGCCGGGAGAAGCCAG GACCTCTGGACTTCGAGGCCTTCAGTGCGGCTGCCCTGCAGGAAG CAATGAAACGTTTGCGGGGAGCCAAGGCCTTCCGCCTTCCGGGACTCAGCCGGCGGGAGCGGGAGCCGGAGCCACCTGCGGCTGT AGATAGCCTGGAGCCTGATTCAGGG ACATGTCCGGAGGTGGATGATGAAGGTTTCACTGTCCGGCCCGACGTGACCCAAAACA GCACGGCCGAGCCCTCCCGTTTCTCATCCAGCGACTCCGACTTCGACGATGAAGAGCCCCGCAAGTTCTACGTGCACATCAAGCCTGCCCCGGCCCGGGCTCCGGCCTGCAGCTCCGAGGCGGCGGCGGCACAGCTCAGGGCCACCGCGGGCAGCCTCATCCTTCCGCCCGGCCCGGGG GGCACCATGAAACGCCATTCTTCAC GGGACGCTGCTGGGAAACCCCAGAGACCACGGTCTGCTCCCAGAACTGGCAG CTGCGCAGAGAAATTGCAGTCAGAGGAGCAGGCGTCCAAGAACCTGTTTGGGCCGCCCCTGGAGTCAGCCTTTGACCACGAAGATTTTACAG ATTCCTGGGTCCCCCGCCCAGGCACGCCGCAGAGCCCGCCCAGCTGTAGGGCGCCGCCCCCAGAGGCCCGGGGGATCCGGGCACCGCCTCTGCCAGACTCGCCGCAGCCCCTCGCCCCCTCTCCAGGGCCCTGGGGGCTGGAGGCCTTGGCTGGAGGAG ACCTGATGCCTGTGCCTGCTGACCCCACAGCCAGGGAGGGTCTGGCTGCCCCGCCCAGGAGACTGCGCTCTAGGAAGGTGTCCTGCCCCCTCACACGCAGCAACGGGGACCTG TCTCGTTCCCTGAGCCCCTCCCCACTGGGCTCTTCGGCCCCCAGCACTGGCCCGGAACGGCTCTGCTTCTCATCCCAGACAGGACACG GAGTCTCCCGGGGTCCGAGCCCTGTGGTCCTGGGCTCCCAGGATGCCCTGCCGGTAGCCACAGCCTTCACGGAATATGTCCACGCCTACTTCCGTGGCCACAGCCCCAG CTGCCTGGCTCGAGTCACTGGGGAGCTGACCATGACCTTCCCTGCTGGCATCGTGCGTGTGTTCAGCGGGACCCCGCCCCCGCCCGTCCTCAGCTTCCGGCTTGTACACACGGCTCCTATAGAGCACTTCCAGCCCAACGCCGAGCTGCTCTTCAG TGACCCCTCCCAGAGTGACCCTGAGACCAAAGACTTCTGGCTCAACATGGCAGCTCTGACCGAGGCCCTGCAGCGCCAGGCAGAGCAGAACCCCACCGCCTCCTACTACAACGTGGTGCTGCTGCGGTACCAG TTCTCCCGCCCGGGTCCCCAGTCTGTGCCTCTGCAGCTCAGTGCCCACTGGCAGTGTGGGGCCACCCTCACCCAGGTCTCGGTGGACTACGGCTACCGGCCCGGTGCCACGGCTGTGCCCACGCCACTCACGAACGTCCAGATCCTGCTGCCCGTGGGGGAGCCTGTGACCAACGTCCGCCTGCAGCCAGCCGCCACCTG GAGCCTGGAGGAGAAGCGGCTCACATGGAGGCTTCCAGATGTGTCTGAGGCAGGGG GCTCTGGCCGCCTCTCTGCCAGCTGGGAGCCGCTCTCGGGGCCCAGCACACCCAGCCCCGTGGCCGCGCAGTTCACCAGCGAGGGGGCCACGCTGTCGGGCGTGGACTTGGAGCTCGTGGGCAGTGGGTACCGCATGTCGCTGGTGAAGAGGAGGTTCGCCACAGGTACTCCCCAACCCTGCTGCCGGGGGGACCCCAGGAGCCGGGACCTGGCTGGGGGCAAGCAAGCCCCGGGCTGGcggggagggatggggtggggcatCCTTGGGAAAGACAAGGGTGGGTGTTGGGGCCAGGAGACTGCAGATGGGGGACACAGGTGGGGAAGGAGCCGGGGCCCCATGTATCTTGGGCTGGCCTCTGGAGGACATCCTTGA